Proteins encoded together in one Acidobacteriota bacterium window:
- a CDS encoding tetratricopeptide repeat protein, which translates to MNNNHFTDSELQGLLTDKSNRPETLRRLSAHLLTGCEECREALARFQEANAPKRQASVDYSASMRIALERALEHKTAANVEDAVTNQRLATELLELTVDEARERIRREPQTFRDPRLLQELLEQVQSMSLMDPPEVHQAGLIVRSVIDEIGTVSSLAPSIRSDLEARTEAHLANANRLKGQYGEARTHFQQAYAKLETGTGDPLSLAEILHLEGSLLRDQRHFDEAIDSVREAFRIYRRLGDHHRSGRCLVSLALIYRDQGDAVEAAKVLRSSLELLDFNGEPMLEPMVQTTLALYTAEAGKPEAALEILRAFPVEEFPTRRLRLFGYWRLGLVLSELKRYQEAAETLGVVYTGFAELGEAHNTALAALDLALAFAHQGDAVPVQHLAHDALRLLEPLNVPRDTYASLLLFQRAAHTQRATVRWIQELKSNLSDPRRWRIAGG; encoded by the coding sequence ATGAACAACAACCACTTCACGGACTCTGAGCTTCAAGGCCTCCTAACGGACAAGTCGAATAGACCCGAGACGTTGAGGAGGCTGTCAGCTCATCTGCTGACTGGATGCGAAGAGTGCAGAGAGGCACTGGCCCGATTCCAGGAGGCCAACGCTCCCAAGAGACAGGCTTCCGTGGATTATTCCGCCAGCATGCGGATAGCCCTGGAAAGAGCCTTAGAGCACAAGACTGCCGCCAACGTGGAAGACGCAGTGACAAATCAGCGGCTCGCGACGGAGCTCTTAGAGCTAACCGTCGATGAAGCCCGCGAGCGCATACGCCGCGAGCCCCAAACCTTCCGAGATCCGCGCCTCCTGCAAGAGCTCTTGGAGCAAGTACAGTCTATGTCGTTGATGGATCCTCCGGAGGTCCATCAGGCTGGCCTGATCGTGCGATCTGTCATCGATGAGATCGGAACGGTTTCCAGCTTGGCCCCAAGTATCCGAAGCGATCTAGAAGCCAGGACAGAGGCTCACTTGGCAAATGCGAACCGGCTGAAGGGGCAATACGGTGAGGCTAGGACCCACTTTCAGCAGGCTTATGCAAAGCTCGAGACGGGTACGGGAGATCCTCTGAGTCTGGCGGAGATTCTCCACCTCGAGGGATCCCTGTTGAGAGATCAGCGGCATTTCGACGAGGCCATTGATTCTGTGCGCGAGGCATTCCGCATCTACCGCCGGCTGGGAGATCACCATAGGAGTGGTCGATGCCTCGTCAGCTTGGCTCTCATTTATCGAGATCAGGGCGATGCCGTCGAAGCTGCCAAGGTCCTGCGATCTAGTTTGGAACTCTTGGACTTTAATGGTGAACCCATGCTCGAGCCTATGGTTCAGACTACGCTCGCTCTTTACACCGCAGAGGCTGGCAAACCTGAAGCTGCTCTAGAGATTCTTCGCGCCTTCCCGGTGGAGGAGTTTCCGACCCGGCGGCTCCGCCTATTTGGCTACTGGCGCCTAGGCCTAGTTCTCAGTGAGCTGAAGCGTTACCAGGAGGCCGCGGAGACGCTGGGGGTGGTCTACACCGGCTTTGCTGAGCTGGGAGAGGCCCACAACACCGCTCTCGCGGCCCTTGATTTGGCTCTCGCCTTTGCGCATCAGGGGGATGCGGTGCCGGTGCAGCATCTGGCTCACGACGCCTTGCGGTTGCTCGAGCCTCTCAACGTGCCCCGGGATACCTATGCTTCGCTGCTCCTCTTCCAGCGCGCCGCCCACACTCAGCGGGCGACCGTGCGGTGGATCCAGGAGCTCAAGAGCAACCTCTCCGATCCTCGGCGGTGGAGAATCGCCGGCGGCTGA
- a CDS encoding CarD family transcriptional regulator: protein MVSFKVGQKVVYPSHGVSVVEKIEKGTIDGIEQTYYHLRMLSNDSKVMVPEGNLELVGLRPLCDAKEIKNLFAILEDGNIDTYKDWKGRYKQNLDKMKTGHLTDVAEVLKNLRLVSEKKSLSFREKKMFERAKYFIVSEVAHVRDLTEDEALTQVEEALESSLAKRSQAIKAAS from the coding sequence TTGGTTTCATTCAAGGTCGGACAGAAGGTGGTTTACCCCAGCCACGGTGTCAGCGTCGTCGAGAAGATCGAAAAGGGCACCATTGACGGCATCGAGCAGACCTACTACCACCTTCGCATGCTGTCCAACGACTCCAAGGTAATGGTCCCCGAGGGCAACCTGGAGCTGGTGGGGCTGCGGCCCCTCTGCGATGCCAAAGAGATCAAGAATCTATTCGCCATCCTCGAGGACGGCAATATCGACACCTACAAGGATTGGAAAGGCCGGTACAAGCAGAATCTGGACAAGATGAAGACCGGTCACCTCACCGACGTCGCCGAGGTGCTCAAGAACCTGCGGCTGGTGAGCGAGAAGAAGAGCCTCTCCTTCCGCGAGAAGAAGATGTTCGAGCGCGCCAAGTACTTCATCGTCAGCGAGGTCGCCCATGTCCGCGATCTCACCGAGGACGAAGCCCTCACCCAGGTGGAGGAGGCGTTGGAGTCGAGTCTGGCCAAGCGCAGCCAGGCCATCAAAGCGGCGAGCTAA
- a CDS encoding tetratricopeptide repeat protein, whose translation MTRDNLLFLVIGALIGFIAGYLLEERMAEVQPPLRVHGAAEATAQPGASAPGASQSAPAGGGAPVARIAELQRRVAQDPQDSAAARELGNANFDIGNWQRAAELYERYLEIEGDDPNVLIDLGLSHRAMGDLDAAIATLDRALEADPDHWLARFNKAIVLGIDVGDLDAAGEVVEEMRGMRPNDPDLQRLEAELDRRRQAG comes from the coding sequence GTGACCCGCGACAATCTACTCTTTCTCGTTATCGGCGCCCTCATCGGCTTCATCGCTGGCTACTTGCTGGAAGAACGTATGGCGGAGGTGCAGCCTCCGCTACGGGTCCACGGAGCGGCTGAGGCCACTGCCCAGCCCGGTGCCAGCGCTCCCGGAGCTTCCCAGAGCGCCCCGGCCGGCGGCGGCGCTCCGGTAGCGCGCATCGCCGAGCTCCAGCGCCGGGTGGCCCAGGATCCCCAGGATTCCGCCGCCGCCCGGGAGTTGGGCAACGCCAACTTCGACATCGGCAATTGGCAGCGCGCCGCCGAGCTCTACGAGCGCTATCTGGAAATCGAAGGGGACGACCCCAACGTGCTCATCGACCTCGGTCTGTCGCATCGGGCCATGGGAGATCTGGACGCCGCCATCGCCACCCTGGACCGGGCTCTGGAGGCCGATCCGGACCACTGGCTGGCGCGCTTCAACAAGGCCATCGTCCTGGGTATCGACGTCGGAGATTTGGACGCCGCCGGTGAGGTGGTGGAGGAGATGCGGGGGATGCGCCCCAACGATCCCGATCTCCAGCGCCTCGAGGCGGAGCTGGATCGCCGGCGGCAGGCCGGTTGA